From Harpia harpyja isolate bHarHar1 chromosome 19, bHarHar1 primary haplotype, whole genome shotgun sequence, one genomic window encodes:
- the ST6GALNAC4 gene encoding alpha-N-acetyl-neuraminyl-2,3-beta-galactosyl-1,3-N-acetyl-galactosaminide alpha-2,6-sialyltransferase isoform X1, which translates to MKTLVRLFLTLVCVAVVATLYVLLCSHACLRPCCRAPGERGSPVAPDVLSFQGYSRVPDGKPLERPLCRRCAVVSSSGQMLGSRLGRAIDRQECVLRMNHAPTVGYEEDVGARSTIRVVSHTSVPLLLRNQPYFFQQSQETLYIIWGPAKKMNREKVGTTYQVLLNVMETYPRLQIYTLTEEKMAYCDDIFQNETGKNRMKSGSFLSTGWFTMILAMELCEQICVFGMVSDSYCREKNHSSVPYHYFEKGRLDECRMYLVHERARRAGHRFITEKAIFSRWSKRRNIVFTHPSWAGG; encoded by the exons ATGAAGACGCTG GTCCGGCTCTTCCTAACGCTGGTGTGCGTGGCGGTGGTGGCCACGCTGTACGTCCTGCTGTGCTCCCACGCCTGCCTGCGGCCCTGCTGCCGggccccgggggagcggggcagcccaGTGGCACCCGACGTCCTCAGCTTCCAGGGGTACAGCCGCGTCCCCGACGGGAAG CCACTGGAGCGACCGCTGTGCCGCCGCTGCGCCGTCGTTTCCAGCTCGGGGCAGATGCTGGGCTCGCGCCTGGGACGGGCCATCGACCGGCAGGAGTGCGTCCTGCGCATGAACCATGCCCCCACCGTCGGCTACGAGGAGGATGTGGGGGCACGGAGCACCATCCGGGTGGTGTCGCACACCAGCGTCCCGCTGCTGCTGAGGAACCAGCCTTACTTCTTCCAGCAGTCCCAGGAGACCCTCTACATCATCTGGGGGCCGGCAAAGAAGATGAACCGGGAGAAGGTGGGCACCACCTACCAGGTGCTGCTGAATGTGATGGAGACGTACCCCCGCCTGCAGATCTACACCCTGACGGAGGAGAAGATGGCGTATTGTGACGACATCTTCCAGAACGAGACAGGGAAGAACAG GATGAAGTCCGGCTCCTTCCTAAGCACGGGCTGGTTCACCATGATCCTGGCCATGGAGCTGTGTGAGCAGATCTGCGTCTTCGGCATGGTCAGCGACAGCTACTGCAG GGAGAAGAACCACTCAAGTGTGCCCTACCACTACTTTGAGAAGGGCCGGCTGGACGAGTGCAGGATGTACCTGGTGCACGAGCGAGCCCGCCGTGCTGGGCACCGCTTCATCACCGAGAAAGCCATCTTCTCCCGCTGGTCCAAGAGGAGGAACATCGTCTTCACCCACCCCTCCTGGGCAGGCGGGTAG
- the AK1 gene encoding adenylate kinase isoenzyme 1 isoform X3 has protein sequence MSTEKLKHHKIIFVVGGPGSGKGTQCEKIVQKYGYTHLSTGDLLRAEVSSGSERGKKLQAIMEKGELVPLDTVLDMLRDAMVAKADVSKGFLIDGYPREVKQGEEFEKKIAPPTLLLYVDAGKETMVKRLLKRGETSGRVDDNEETIKKRLETYYKATEPVIAFYKSRGIVRQLNAEGSVEEVFQQVCSHLDSL, from the exons ATGTCGACAG aaAAACTCAAGCACCACAAAATCATCTTCGTGGTGG GTGGCCCCGGCTCGGGGAAAGGGACCCAGTGTGAAAAGATCGTGCAGAAGTATGGCTACACCCACCTCTCCACGGGGGACCTGCTGCGGGCGGAGGTCAGCTCAGGCTCGGAGCGGGGCAAGAAGCTGCAGGCCATCATGGAGAAGGGCGAGCTGGTGCCCCTG gacaCGGTGCTGGACATGCTGCGGGACGCCATGGTGGCCAAAGCGGATGTGTCCAAGGGCTTCCTCATTGACGGCTACCCCCGCGAGGTGAAGCAGGGAGAGGAGTTTGAGAAGAAG ATCGCCCCCCCCACACTGCTGCTCTACGTGGACGCGGGGAAGGAGACGATGGTGAAACGCCTGCTGAAGCGAGGTGAGACCAGCGGGCGGGTGGACGACAACGAGGAGACCATCAAGAAGCGTTTGGAGACCTACTACAAGGCCACCGAGCCTGTCATTGCCTTCTACAAGAGCAGAGGCATCGTCCGCCAG CTCAACGCCGAGGGCTCTGTGGAGGAGGTTTTCCAGCAAGTCTGCTCCCACCTCGACAGCCTGTAG
- the AK1 gene encoding adenylate kinase isoenzyme 1 isoform X1 produces MLPASLGVLVTLVNPSWFPAARQHPRHGDVVRAREEAGNVTARHPAWGSPHRSRMGRVAAGSQPEVLLCLVCDSMSTEKLKHHKIIFVVGGPGSGKGTQCEKIVQKYGYTHLSTGDLLRAEVSSGSERGKKLQAIMEKGELVPLDTVLDMLRDAMVAKADVSKGFLIDGYPREVKQGEEFEKKIAPPTLLLYVDAGKETMVKRLLKRGETSGRVDDNEETIKKRLETYYKATEPVIAFYKSRGIVRQLNAEGSVEEVFQQVCSHLDSL; encoded by the exons ATGCTGCCTGCATCACTTGGTGTCCTGGTGACACTGGTCAACCCAAGCTGGTTtccagctgccaggcagcaccccaGGCACGGGGATGTGGTCAGGGCACGGGAGGAAGCCGGTAACGTCACCGCGCGTCACCCGGCATGGGGAAGCCCTCACCGCAGCCGGATGGGGCGGGTGGCTGCCGGGAGCCAG CCTGAAGTGCTCCTGTGCCTGGTCTGCGACAGCATGTCGACAG aaAAACTCAAGCACCACAAAATCATCTTCGTGGTGG GTGGCCCCGGCTCGGGGAAAGGGACCCAGTGTGAAAAGATCGTGCAGAAGTATGGCTACACCCACCTCTCCACGGGGGACCTGCTGCGGGCGGAGGTCAGCTCAGGCTCGGAGCGGGGCAAGAAGCTGCAGGCCATCATGGAGAAGGGCGAGCTGGTGCCCCTG gacaCGGTGCTGGACATGCTGCGGGACGCCATGGTGGCCAAAGCGGATGTGTCCAAGGGCTTCCTCATTGACGGCTACCCCCGCGAGGTGAAGCAGGGAGAGGAGTTTGAGAAGAAG ATCGCCCCCCCCACACTGCTGCTCTACGTGGACGCGGGGAAGGAGACGATGGTGAAACGCCTGCTGAAGCGAGGTGAGACCAGCGGGCGGGTGGACGACAACGAGGAGACCATCAAGAAGCGTTTGGAGACCTACTACAAGGCCACCGAGCCTGTCATTGCCTTCTACAAGAGCAGAGGCATCGTCCGCCAG CTCAACGCCGAGGGCTCTGTGGAGGAGGTTTTCCAGCAAGTCTGCTCCCACCTCGACAGCCTGTAG
- the DPM2 gene encoding dolichol phosphate-mannose biosynthesis regulatory protein gives MATATDQLVGFGLVAFSLVLFVYYTLWIIVLPFIDSDHGIHRYFLPREYAVIIPMVAGLLLLLFIGVFIMVVMWKSRKPVKKSE, from the exons ATG GCCACAGCAACAGACCAGCTGGTTGGATTCGGTTTGGTTGCTTTCAGCCTCGTCCTCTTTGTTTACTACACCCTCTGGATCATCGTACTG CCCTTCATCGACAGCGACCACGGAATCCACCGGTACTTCTTGCCTAGGGAGTATGCAGTTATCATCCCCATGGTGGCcgggttgctgctgctgctatttatAG GTGTTTTCATAATGGTTGTGATGTGGAAGAGCAGGAAACCTGTGAAGAAATCAGAATGA
- the ST6GALNAC6 gene encoding LOW QUALITY PROTEIN: alpha-N-acetylgalactosaminide alpha-2,6-sialyltransferase 6 (The sequence of the model RefSeq protein was modified relative to this genomic sequence to represent the inferred CDS: deleted 1 base in 1 codon), with the protein MSGSTSQRAAALGVLFALIMLLIIYSSGSGSEVFPYSRLRGRARRPPDLKKWGVKSGYLPVCGNKTLTARCHQCVIVTSSSHLLGTHLGTAIDGAECTIRMNDAPTTGYEVDVGNKTSFRVVAHSSLYRVLKRPQEFVNKTPETIFIFWGPPAKMQKSLLKIIQRVSASFPNMTAYVVSPGRMKQFDDLFRGETGKDREKSRSWLSTGWFTMVIAVELCDAVHVYGMVPPNYCGRRPPPRRLPYHYYEPKGPDECTTYIHNERSRKGNHHRFITEKRVFASWAGLYNITFSHPTWP; encoded by the exons ATGAGTGGCAGCACG AGCCAGCGCGCCGCCGCCCTGGGGGTCCTCTTTGCCCTGATCATGTTGCTGATCATCTACAGCTCCGGCAGCGGGAGCGAGGTCTTCCCCTACAGCCGCCTGCGGGGCAGAGCCCGCCGG CCCCCCGACCTCAAGAAGTGGGGGGTGAAAAGCGGGTACCTGCCCGTCTGCGGGAACAAG ACCCTGACTGCCCGCTGCCACCAGTGTGTCATCGTCACCAGCTCCAGCCACCTCCTGGGCACCCACCTGGGCACGGCCATCGACGGGGCCGAGTGCACCATCCGCATGAACGACGCTCCCACCACCGGCTACGAGGTCGATGTGGGCAATAAGACCAGCTTCCGCGTGGTGGCCCACTCCAGCCTCTACCGTGTCCTCAAGCGGCCCCAGGAGTTCGTCAACAAGACCCCGGAGACCATCTTCATCTTCTGGGGGCCGCCCGCCAAGATGCAGAAGAGCCTCCTGAAAATCATCCAGCGCGTCAGCGCCTCCTTCCCCAACATGACGGCCTATGTCGTCTCCCCCGGCCGCATGAAGCAGTTTGATGACCTGTTTCGGGGGGAGACAGGGAAGGACAG gGAGAAGTCACGCTCGTGGCTCAGCACCGGCTGGTTCACCATGGTGATCGCGGTGGAGCTGTGTGATGCTGTCCACGTCTACGGCATGGTGCCACCCAACTACTGCGG ccgccggcccccgccccgccgcctgccCTACCACTACTACGAGCCGAAGGGCCCCGACGAGTGCACGACCTACATCCACAACGAGCGGAGCCGCAAGGGCAACCACCATCGCTTCATCACCGAGAAGCGGGTCTTCGCCAGCTGGGCCGGCCTCTACAACATcaccttctcccaccccaccTGGCCCTAg
- the AK1 gene encoding adenylate kinase isoenzyme 1 isoform X2 — translation MHRGGSDLYIAVKRAGQDSRQLPAPHPEPEVLLCLVCDSMSTEKLKHHKIIFVVGGPGSGKGTQCEKIVQKYGYTHLSTGDLLRAEVSSGSERGKKLQAIMEKGELVPLDTVLDMLRDAMVAKADVSKGFLIDGYPREVKQGEEFEKKIAPPTLLLYVDAGKETMVKRLLKRGETSGRVDDNEETIKKRLETYYKATEPVIAFYKSRGIVRQLNAEGSVEEVFQQVCSHLDSL, via the exons aTGCACCGCGGCGGCAGCGATCTATATATAGCGGTAAAAAGAGCCGGGCAggacagcaggcagctgcccgcccCGCACCCAGAG CCTGAAGTGCTCCTGTGCCTGGTCTGCGACAGCATGTCGACAG aaAAACTCAAGCACCACAAAATCATCTTCGTGGTGG GTGGCCCCGGCTCGGGGAAAGGGACCCAGTGTGAAAAGATCGTGCAGAAGTATGGCTACACCCACCTCTCCACGGGGGACCTGCTGCGGGCGGAGGTCAGCTCAGGCTCGGAGCGGGGCAAGAAGCTGCAGGCCATCATGGAGAAGGGCGAGCTGGTGCCCCTG gacaCGGTGCTGGACATGCTGCGGGACGCCATGGTGGCCAAAGCGGATGTGTCCAAGGGCTTCCTCATTGACGGCTACCCCCGCGAGGTGAAGCAGGGAGAGGAGTTTGAGAAGAAG ATCGCCCCCCCCACACTGCTGCTCTACGTGGACGCGGGGAAGGAGACGATGGTGAAACGCCTGCTGAAGCGAGGTGAGACCAGCGGGCGGGTGGACGACAACGAGGAGACCATCAAGAAGCGTTTGGAGACCTACTACAAGGCCACCGAGCCTGTCATTGCCTTCTACAAGAGCAGAGGCATCGTCCGCCAG CTCAACGCCGAGGGCTCTGTGGAGGAGGTTTTCCAGCAAGTCTGCTCCCACCTCGACAGCCTGTAG
- the ST6GALNAC4 gene encoding alpha-N-acetyl-neuraminyl-2,3-beta-galactosyl-1,3-N-acetyl-galactosaminide alpha-2,6-sialyltransferase isoform X2, whose protein sequence is MLGSRLGRAIDRQECVLRMNHAPTVGYEEDVGARSTIRVVSHTSVPLLLRNQPYFFQQSQETLYIIWGPAKKMNREKVGTTYQVLLNVMETYPRLQIYTLTEEKMAYCDDIFQNETGKNRMKSGSFLSTGWFTMILAMELCEQICVFGMVSDSYCREKNHSSVPYHYFEKGRLDECRMYLVHERARRAGHRFITEKAIFSRWSKRRNIVFTHPSWAGG, encoded by the exons ATGCTGGGCTCGCGCCTGGGACGGGCCATCGACCGGCAGGAGTGCGTCCTGCGCATGAACCATGCCCCCACCGTCGGCTACGAGGAGGATGTGGGGGCACGGAGCACCATCCGGGTGGTGTCGCACACCAGCGTCCCGCTGCTGCTGAGGAACCAGCCTTACTTCTTCCAGCAGTCCCAGGAGACCCTCTACATCATCTGGGGGCCGGCAAAGAAGATGAACCGGGAGAAGGTGGGCACCACCTACCAGGTGCTGCTGAATGTGATGGAGACGTACCCCCGCCTGCAGATCTACACCCTGACGGAGGAGAAGATGGCGTATTGTGACGACATCTTCCAGAACGAGACAGGGAAGAACAG GATGAAGTCCGGCTCCTTCCTAAGCACGGGCTGGTTCACCATGATCCTGGCCATGGAGCTGTGTGAGCAGATCTGCGTCTTCGGCATGGTCAGCGACAGCTACTGCAG GGAGAAGAACCACTCAAGTGTGCCCTACCACTACTTTGAGAAGGGCCGGCTGGACGAGTGCAGGATGTACCTGGTGCACGAGCGAGCCCGCCGTGCTGGGCACCGCTTCATCACCGAGAAAGCCATCTTCTCCCGCTGGTCCAAGAGGAGGAACATCGTCTTCACCCACCCCTCCTGGGCAGGCGGGTAG